The window TCCATGTAGTGGGGGTGCtcgctgtggggggcgggggggatctgTACTCACTTGCTGGCAAGACCCCCGccggggggcaggctggggttcACCTCGGACGCCAGGCACCGGAAGATGGCCACGaggctggcagcccccctgctcctgcagctccccatacagctctgtggggagaggggctggctcATGACTGGCTCTGCCCAGGCACTCAAAGCCCCGCTCTGCCCCTACACTGCACCTGGttaccccctccccactgcccctgccccccgtccCGTTCTCACCCcatctgcccctgccctccccctacTCCCCTCCCTGTTGTCCCTGCTCCCGCCCGTGACCTGAGGGGCAGTAGCTGGCACAGGCAGGCGTGGGTGCCTCCCGCTCTGGGTCCCTTGGTCTAGCTGCCCTGTAGCCAAGGGCCTGGTGCTGCCCAGGCTCGACCTCACCCACCTGCCACCCGGCTCTCCAGGTGGGCGTCCAGCTCCCGCTCCTTCTGCAGGGCGGCCTGGGAGGTGCCGGGGGCCCCCCGGAAGCACACCACCATGCAGGTCATGTTGTCGCGGCTTCCCTGGGCAGGGGAGAACCAATCAGGTCAGGGGGCAGCGAGCGTGGGGACAGGCGGCTGTAGGGGGCCCTGATGGGTCATTAGAATGGGGGGAGCCCAAGGGGGCATTATGCCCGGATACGGCCCAGCATGGAGCCCAAGGGCCCATACAACAGCCAGACAAGGAGAGCAGCCTGATCTGTaccaccccagcccagggcaggaaaTCCATCGAACCAGACAGTGTTGGGCAGGGGGGTCCCTcatctccccccaacccctctgccccaaacATCTGGCCAGGCAGAGATAACAGAACCACTGtctgctggaggggaaaggccctgtgtcccattccctgccccctgagccagccagtccctgccctggggtcaTATGGGAGCCGGCACCCCCTACAGGAGACAGGCCCCATGTCTCAgtccctcccctccacctcctcgcaccagccagtccctgccctggggccggatgggagtcAGCGCCTTCTAGAGGGAACAGGCCATTCCCCCCGCGCCCCCAtgctgtggctggctggctgggagcaggcacCTCCTAGAGTGGAAAATCACCACGTCCTATTCCCCACCCTACCTCCCCACACTAGCCAGTGCCCTGCCCTGGGGTCAGTGCCCCATAGACAGTAAAGGTCCTGTGCctcattccccgcccccctgagccagccagtccctgccctggggccggatgggaacCGGTGCCCCCTAGGAGAAAGGTCCTatgtcccactccctgccccaccccaccctgcagctGGAAACCAGCGACCGCTAGAGGCCAatggccctgccccccatccctgctgcaCCTTGTAGAGCCCGGCCTCCAGGACCTCCTCGCACACGGCCTGCGGGTCCCTGCCGAGCTGCAGGCGGGAGCGGACGAAGGCGCAGAGCCCCTCGGTGTCAAAGGCGTCCCAGACGCCGTCACAGGCCAGCACCAGGAACTCGTCCTCGCCCGGGCAGCGCGCCAGCTCGTACACCTCGGGCTCGGGGGACACCAGCTGCTCCGTCTGGCCCCGCCAGGCCACGGCCTTGTAGTCAAAGTCGCCCAGGGCGCGGGAGACGGCCAGGGAGCCGTTGACGCGCTGCAGCAGGACGGTGCCGCCGGCGTTCTCGATGCGCTCCCGCTCCCGCGGCCGGCTGGGCTTGTGGTCCTCCGTGTAGAAGGTGAGGCGGCCGGCCCGGCACAGCAGGGCCCGCGAGTCGCCCAGGTTGATGAAGTAGAGATGGCGCGGTGAGACCAGCACGGCCACGGCGGTGGAGCCGGCGTGCTCCCAGCCCTCGGCACGCGCCAGAGCCTGCATGCGGCTGTCGATGTGCAGGAAGCCCTCCCGCACCGCCCCCTTCACCGCCTCTGGCGACTCCACGCCCCCCGTGAAGGCCTCGCCCACCACCAGCTCCCCCAGCAGGTGGTGGGCGCAGAACTGCGCCACCGTGCTTCCTGCATGCCCGTCGTACACGGCAAAGAAGGCCCAGGTGGCCAGGCTGCCCGGCAGCTGGGGTTGAGCCGTGTGCGCGTCCTCCATGTGGGCCCGCCAGCCCTGCATGGCGCCCAGCCCGTAGCGCAGCCCGCCCCCCTCGCCCTGCTCCAGCAGCTTCTCCGTCCGCGGCGCCTCCAGGAAGGAGCCGGGCCCCTCGCCACGCTCCGCCTTGAAGAGACGCGAGACCATCCGCTCTGCCTTTGACACCAGCAGTCGCACAAAGGTCGCCATCCTGTGCCCCGGGTACTCACCCTATTCCCAAGCCTGGTGCCCCCGACCAAGTGCCCTGGGGAATCGCCCGGTCACCGCTTGGCACCAGCCCTCTGATCTCCGGTAGGTTTCAGTGGCTCAGCTGCAGGGGCTGCACCCTGCCCCTGCCGACTCCCCGGGGCCTTCCTGGCGCCCCCATGATGCTGTGCGGCCGGCTCGCCCCCTGGCAGCCCCAGGGACACAtgcactgtgggggctgtggCGGCTCTGTCCTCCCTGGCACCATAATTCCTCATCCTGCAGCTAAATATGGAATGTTAAATCTCCTAATCCCTGCCCGGTCATGGCCCAGCATGCAGCATGGGCCATGCGAAGCTGGGGTGTGGGTAGCGGGACCCAGGGCCAGCCCCGCCCTAGCCACTGTGGGTATTCTGCAGAGTGCAGCCAGACTGGCAAGCGGGACCAGGCCCACGGTGCCATCACGAAAGTGTCCATTTGGGGCCCATTGGCCGAGCTGTCTGGGGGTTGTTCCTTtctgggcagggggagcagcatggcccagctgggggttgggggagcggcaggggagctgcaggggttgtgcgctgggggcagcagcagggcccagctggggttggggggaacaGTAGAGCCCAGCTGGGgttgtggggttggggggaacagcagagcccagctggggttgtgtgtgggggagtaGCAGGGCCCAGCTGGGGTTGTGGCgggagggagcagcagggcccagctgggcttttgcgggggagcagcagggcccagctggggaggggggagcagaagGGCCCAGCTGGCATATGCTGCTTTTCTCCCAGGTTGAATTCAGggcttctccccacacagcttcACACAGAAACTTGACTtgttttcacttcctgtcccaaattgCTGGGCAGCGTTGCCGGGCGACTGTATTTCTATATCCTACCtccccccagaggtggctgcatctcagcaccagcCGACGGAtctctgtataaacagccccatgccctaccccagaggtggctgcatggcaTGCTGGGGGTATCCGTGGGGAGAGGCGCTAGAGAAGCATTGGGTCATTACTAATGTAGTGACTCTGTTATGCCCAGAAGGGAGCGGTGCTGTCCCCTGGTGGTCccaaggtggggggcgggggcagcacagggTCCGTGCCCCCCGCTCAGCCCGGTGAGGGGCAGCGCTGAGTCCTGGGCTGGGCTGCACCTGTGACGGACGCTCAGCTCTGGCCTCACCCTCAACCCACCGTGGGGAAGTGATGCCTGGGGTCCCACTGTCTCCATGGAGATGCCCCATCCCCACAGGCCCTactgtcacggactcacaggttgtgcccactcttggccctgtGCGGTCCATAGGGGGTGCCCCTTTCAGTgcaacagcccttctcgggggtccactctccctcaggggttaagcccctctgcctcctggagccacacctctctgagccttagcacacctgtcTCTCGCAGTGGgtcccctcagggagtccactcgctctggacccctggggcctccaCCGCCCCGAAGGGGATGATGCCCCTCTGTTCTCTAGACTGgagagactctcagccagcataacacaggagggtttattgaacatctgaacccagcacaggaaactctcagggcctcaggcctggcctccctcagcccagcacatccaagtctcccctgcatccaattgggctctgc is drawn from Eretmochelys imbricata isolate rEreImb1 chromosome 23, rEreImb1.hap1, whole genome shotgun sequence and contains these coding sequences:
- the PPM1N gene encoding putative protein phosphatase 1N, producing the protein MATFVRLLVSKAERMVSRLFKAERGEGPGSFLEAPRTEKLLEQGEGGGLRYGLGAMQGWRAHMEDAHTAQPQLPGSLATWAFFAVYDGHAGSTVAQFCAHHLLGELVVGEAFTGGVESPEAVKGAVREGFLHIDSRMQALARAEGWEHAGSTAVAVLVSPRHLYFINLGDSRALLCRAGRLTFYTEDHKPSRPRERERIENAGGTVLLQRVNGSLAVSRALGDFDYKAVAWRGQTEQLVSPEPEVYELARCPGEDEFLVLACDGVWDAFDTEGLCAFVRSRLQLGRDPQAVCEEVLEAGLYKGSRDNMTCMVVCFRGAPGTSQAALQKERELDAHLESRVAGGCMGSCRSRGAASLVAIFRCLASEVNPSLPPGGGLASKRAVIMEAYEHLRRSYEAQQPALIPPPYISQFLLPPP